One Bacillus thermozeamaize genomic region harbors:
- a CDS encoding oxalate decarboxylase: protein MERHPENYPYIYVPMPIRDDGAGGIDLGPRDVMRDLENPDSLVPPATDAGTIPNLKFSFSDTHMQLNHGGWSRQITVRELPIATTLAGVNMYLTPGGVRELHWHKQAEWAFMIWGRARITAVDQDGKNFIADVGMGDLWYFPSGIPHSIQGLEEGCEFLLVFDDGSFSDLDTFSISDWFAHTPKDVLAANFGVPERAFAHIPTKQRYIFQAKVPGPLESQKVSSPHGTVPKSFTHRLLAQEPIVTPGGTVRIVDSTNFPVSTTIAAALVEVKPGGMREMHWHPNNDEWQYYLSGTARMTVFAANGEARTFNYRAGDVGYVPFAFGHYIQNTGDQSLWFLEMFKSDHFADVSLNQWMALTPRELVEDNLHAGPELMNALRKEKWPVVKYKQKYKQQR from the coding sequence ATGGAAAGACATCCTGAGAATTACCCGTATATATATGTACCCATGCCTATCAGGGATGATGGCGCCGGTGGGATCGATTTAGGTCCTCGGGACGTGATGCGCGACCTTGAGAATCCCGACTCGCTGGTTCCGCCGGCCACCGATGCCGGAACCATCCCCAACTTGAAATTCTCTTTTTCCGACACCCATATGCAGTTAAATCATGGCGGTTGGTCACGGCAAATAACGGTGAGAGAGCTGCCAATCGCAACCACGCTGGCCGGGGTGAACATGTATCTGACGCCGGGCGGTGTGCGTGAGTTGCATTGGCATAAACAAGCGGAGTGGGCTTTCATGATTTGGGGGCGTGCGCGCATCACCGCGGTCGACCAGGACGGAAAGAACTTTATAGCCGATGTCGGCATGGGCGATTTGTGGTACTTTCCTTCCGGCATTCCGCACTCGATTCAAGGGCTGGAAGAAGGCTGCGAGTTTCTGCTCGTCTTCGATGACGGCAGCTTCTCCGACCTTGACACCTTCTCCATCTCCGATTGGTTCGCGCACACGCCGAAGGATGTGCTGGCGGCAAATTTCGGCGTGCCGGAAAGAGCCTTTGCCCACATCCCGACAAAACAGCGATACATTTTCCAAGCAAAGGTGCCTGGTCCGCTGGAAAGCCAGAAGGTGTCGAGTCCCCACGGTACGGTGCCAAAGAGCTTCACACACCGGCTGCTTGCGCAGGAGCCGATCGTCACGCCGGGCGGGACAGTGCGCATCGTCGATTCCACCAACTTTCCCGTTTCGACTACCATTGCGGCGGCGCTGGTAGAAGTCAAGCCGGGCGGAATGAGGGAAATGCACTGGCACCCGAACAACGACGAGTGGCAGTATTACCTCTCGGGCACGGCGCGTATGACGGTATTCGCGGCAAATGGCGAGGCCCGGACTTTCAATTACCGGGCTGGCGATGTTGGATACGTACCGTTTGCCTTCGGGCACTACATCCAGAACACCGGTGACCAAAGCCTGTGGTTTTTGGAGATGTTCAAAAGTGACCATTTTGCCGACGTGTCGCTGAACCAGTGGATGGCACTGACTCCCCGGGAGCTGGTAGAGGACAACTTGCATGCAGGACCGGAGTTGATGAACGCACTGCGGAAGGAAAAATGGCCGGTCGTCAAATACAAGCAGAAATATAAACAGCAGAGGTAA
- a CDS encoding RNase III inhibitor: MDARLEIIIGDITKQEVDAIVNAANNTLLGGGGVDGAIHRAAGPELLEECRRLNGCPTGEAKITKGYRLPAKWVIHTVGPIWQGGNAGEDDLLARCYRSCFAYVEPYGIRSMAFPSISTGAYRFPIERASRIALREIGAFLRQNHTLEKVVVVCFDQRVYDTYQQSLQELASKEE; the protein is encoded by the coding sequence ATGGATGCGCGTCTTGAGATTATCATCGGAGATATCACCAAGCAGGAAGTAGACGCCATTGTCAATGCGGCCAACAACACGTTGCTCGGCGGGGGAGGGGTGGATGGCGCGATTCACCGCGCCGCCGGGCCTGAGCTGCTGGAAGAATGCAGGAGGCTCAACGGCTGTCCGACCGGGGAGGCGAAGATTACCAAGGGATACCGTCTTCCGGCGAAATGGGTGATCCATACGGTTGGCCCGATATGGCAAGGCGGCAATGCAGGTGAGGATGACTTGCTGGCCCGTTGCTACCGCAGCTGCTTTGCCTATGTGGAGCCGTACGGGATCCGGAGTATGGCTTTCCCGTCCATCAGCACGGGGGCCTATCGTTTTCCGATTGAAAGGGCATCGCGGATTGCCCTGCGGGAGATCGGTGCATTCCTCCGGCAAAACCATACGCTGGAAAAAGTGGTTGTCGTCTGTTTTGACCAGCGGGTATACGACACATACCAGCAGAGCCTGCAGGAATTGGCATCCAAAGAGGAATAA
- a CDS encoding TIGR01777 family protein, giving the protein MKVVITGGTGFIGSNLAKSLLDDGHDVVILTRQPARSARLAHPFLDKATWAAWPGDAANDPERKPLDVQPADEDQWLSALDGADAVVHLAGTSIAAGRWNHARKAAIRNSRILGTRNLVQGISRLNRPPRVLISGSAIGFYGPRGDEEVTETDSPGRGFLSQVCQEWEQEARAAEQVGVRVILLRTGLVLDGKHGALPRMLLPFRLWIGGPLGNGQQWMSWIHLRDQIGLIRFLLEHPEANGPYNATAPRPVTNRQFSRIIGRLMHRPSLFPAPAPMLRLFLGEMAEELLLTGQRAIPKRALEQGYSFQYADLESALADILRR; this is encoded by the coding sequence GTGAAAGTGGTAATCACGGGCGGGACAGGTTTCATCGGCAGCAATCTGGCCAAATCCCTGCTGGACGACGGCCATGACGTCGTCATCCTTACACGCCAACCGGCCCGTTCAGCCCGCCTGGCACACCCTTTCCTCGACAAAGCGACGTGGGCCGCCTGGCCGGGTGACGCGGCAAACGATCCAGAGAGAAAGCCTCTCGATGTTCAACCGGCCGATGAAGATCAATGGCTTTCCGCACTAGACGGGGCGGACGCGGTCGTCCACCTTGCTGGAACCTCTATCGCCGCGGGAAGGTGGAACCACGCACGCAAAGCAGCCATCCGAAACAGCCGCATCCTTGGCACGCGAAATCTGGTGCAGGGGATTTCCCGGTTAAACCGCCCGCCGCGTGTGCTGATTAGCGGCTCCGCAATCGGATTCTACGGTCCACGTGGAGATGAAGAGGTAACTGAAACGGATAGCCCTGGGCGGGGATTTCTCTCGCAAGTATGCCAGGAATGGGAACAGGAAGCTCGTGCCGCTGAGCAAGTTGGTGTGCGCGTGATTCTTCTGCGCACCGGCCTGGTTTTGGACGGGAAACATGGTGCGCTGCCGCGGATGCTTCTGCCCTTCCGTCTGTGGATTGGAGGGCCGCTGGGTAACGGGCAGCAATGGATGTCCTGGATCCACCTTCGGGATCAGATAGGCCTGATCCGCTTTCTGCTGGAACACCCGGAGGCGAATGGCCCCTATAACGCCACGGCTCCCCGGCCGGTCACCAACCGCCAGTTCAGCCGTATCATTGGCCGCCTCATGCACCGCCCGTCTCTGTTTCCAGCTCCCGCACCGATGCTCCGGCTGTTCTTGGGCGAAATGGCAGAAGAACTCCTGCTCACCGGCCAGCGGGCCATCCCAAAGCGCGCCTTGGAACAAGGATACTCCTTTCAATACGCAGACCTGGAAAGCGCCTTGGCTGACATTCTTCGCCGGTGA
- a CDS encoding transcriptional regulator, whose translation MSKERLLRLLRLIDLIQARPGISAPDLAEECEVSERTIYRDLELLAEAGFPIVNEGYGKGYRFIGSFAIYPMDLTEEEAMAFSMIPVWLERLGEQLSPAWRRAYEKVLSAHAKEKKNALTFLDRLQEVIQLGKPHYAPETRNLFPDIFRAIVNQKTIEALYHSQGRNETRWRRIDPYQLLPREYRLYLVGFCHDNQDFRTFRLSRFHEVKVLDECFERRPFNIYEYMRGTWSIERGQEEIRFVVRFSPEAARYVLEEELFLKPKFEEQEDGSVLMEVTVNSSGEFLRWLYGYGEDAEILEPAEYRRRMREKLERWLKRYGTHPQ comes from the coding sequence ATGTCAAAAGAACGATTGCTCCGGCTGTTGCGGTTGATCGATTTGATACAGGCGCGTCCGGGAATCAGTGCGCCGGATTTGGCGGAAGAGTGCGAAGTGAGCGAAAGGACCATCTACCGGGATCTGGAATTGTTGGCGGAGGCCGGTTTCCCGATAGTCAACGAGGGGTACGGAAAGGGATACCGGTTTATCGGCAGTTTTGCCATTTATCCGATGGATCTGACCGAAGAGGAAGCCATGGCTTTTTCGATGATTCCCGTTTGGCTGGAGCGTCTGGGAGAACAACTTTCTCCTGCCTGGCGGCGCGCCTATGAAAAGGTTTTGTCCGCCCATGCCAAGGAAAAGAAAAACGCGCTCACGTTCCTGGATCGCCTGCAAGAAGTGATACAGCTCGGGAAGCCGCATTATGCGCCTGAGACGCGCAACCTGTTTCCTGACATCTTCCGGGCGATTGTCAACCAGAAGACGATCGAGGCGCTGTACCATTCCCAAGGGCGCAATGAGACGCGCTGGCGGCGAATCGATCCCTATCAACTCCTGCCGCGGGAGTACCGGCTTTACCTCGTCGGGTTTTGCCATGACAATCAGGATTTTCGCACGTTTCGCCTCAGCCGTTTTCACGAAGTGAAGGTACTGGACGAATGCTTTGAGCGGCGGCCTTTCAACATTTACGAATACATGCGCGGGACATGGTCGATTGAAAGGGGCCAGGAAGAGATCAGGTTTGTGGTCCGATTTTCGCCGGAGGCGGCCCGCTATGTTCTGGAGGAGGAGTTGTTTCTCAAGCCGAAGTTTGAAGAGCAGGAAGATGGTTCGGTGTTGATGGAGGTGACGGTGAACAGCAGCGGAGAGTTTTTGCGCTGGTTGTACGGCTATGGGGAGGATGCGGAAATCCTGGAGCCGGCTGAATACCGGAGAAGGATGCGCGAGAAGCTGGAGCGTTGGCTAAAACGGTATGGGACGCATCCACAGTAA